GCCAAGACCCCAAGGCAGACGCCCCCAACCGGGCATGGGGACAAAGACGGAGTCCCGGAAGCCGCCCTGAGACCCGGACACTCCCAACTCCTGCTGCGGGTCGGAACGGATGCTGCCTTTGGGGGGCACCATGCCCGGTGCTTATGAAAAGCCAGATAATAGACATGCCCCCTCCAGTGGGTATTACCAAGCAACACCAAAGAGTGGAGTTCCGATCCATCTTACAGTGTGGATGGCCTCAAGAACAGGGTGCTGGTGGAGGGGACCAGGCACTCTCCCCCACGTACAGTGATTCCACTTGTGGAGCTGGTGGAGGGGACCAGGCAATCTCCCCCACGTACAGTGATTCCACTTGTGGAAGAGGCAACTCCATCAAGACAGAAAGAACAGGGCGCTGGTGGAGGGGACCAGGCACTCTCCCCCACGTACAGTGATTCCACTTGTGGAAGAGGCAACTCCATCAAGACAGAAAGAACAGGGCGCTGGTGGAGGGGACCAGGCACTCTCCCCCACGTACAGTGATTCCACTTGTGGAAGAGGCAACTCCATCAAGACAGAAAGAACAGGGCGCTGGTGGAGGGGACCAGGCACTCTCCCCCACGTACAGTGATTCCACTTGTGGAACAGGCAACTCCATCAAGACAGAAAGAAGATTAGTGGTAGCCGGGGGCTGGGGCAGGCAATGGAAGGGAGTGCTGGTGGGGACAGGGGCTCCTCAGGGGCAACGAAAAGTTCTCCAATTGCTCGTGGTGCTTGCACAGCTCTGCGAAtacactaaaaatcactgaattgtatggCACacgaattatatctcaataaacctgttttttttttaaaagaaatcactatacagtaataacatatttattctgaaaaaagaaatgtacatacacatataccctCTTACCTAGcgattccacttctaggaatttttcctaaGGAAAGAATTAAGGACGTGCACATAAATgctttcatactttaaaaaagacatttaagtGTCAAGTGAGAGGGCTTTGAATAGATTACGGTGCATGTATTCACTAGAACACTGCACAAATAGCAACTTAACACAATGTGGTAGAGACGCATCTATTGACACAGATGCGTGCTCACGGTAAACTGTTGAGTGAAATTAACAGGTAACAAACAGCAAATGTGGATACTGTAAAACGATATGCCTCACCGACATGGGAGAGCGGTCGCTGACTTATACACAGGGGCTACTTCCAGATAAGGGGTTTGGGAGGatttttcccctccttctttcaATTATCAGGATCGTCTAGCTTTTCCATTTTGACCTGTGTTACTGGTGCGATGATAAACTGGTACGGGTTCTTTTTTGCAGATGGCCAGAGCGGGGGCAAGTCAAGGCAAGTAAAGAGAAGGATGGTCTGGTCTGAGCAAATTGAGAGTCTTCTGGGGGAGCAAAGCAGAGCGGCCTCCCCAGCAGAGAGGGCTCTTGGAGCTGAGGACCTGGGCGCCCGGGCGAGACCTGCCTCTCTGGGCGTCCGTCGTGTATAAAATATACGACAAATCCCACCTGGGATCCTCGCTCCTAGGCTGAGCCCCAGAGGCCCCGAGGAAGCCACTGAAGGAAGACAGCCGTGGGTGCAGGAAGCCAGCTCCACACCCTCACGTCCCGGGGACCAGGCCTGGATGAGGAGCTCGGGCCCCGGGCCAGCAGGTCGGCACTGTGCCTGCTCCCTTGGCCTGTGCGTCATTTCCTGTTAATCAGCATCACTCGGCCCGGGAGATGCCAGCCTGGGGCCGCGCCAGCTGCCGGGAGGAGCCGCTACCTGTTCCGCGCACGGTCGGCTGGCTTTGGGTAGCCCGGGCCTGAGCGGAGTGGACAGGGCTGCCTGCTCCGTCCCGAGGAGAGGAGCGCTGGAAGCAGACACAGCAACACCCAGCGCCCGCCTGACGAGGGGCAGGCCCCCCCCCCAACGCAGCCCCGGGCCCGCCGCCCCTCCATGGCCCTGCCCAGGTGCAGGAGGCTGTGAGACAGGACTCCCCCGGACACCAGCCTCGGGTGATGAGGCCAGAGGTTCCACCGGGACAGCGACAGGGCTGTTGCAGAGGGACAGCACGATCCGATCCGGCCCATGGCGTTAAGTGAGCACGTACTAAGTGCTCTAATGGGCTGTTTCCCCTACCCCTCACACCAGCCGTGTACCCACCCTTACAGATGAGGGACCAAGGCTCAGGAAGGTCACTGCCCAACTAGATTACTAGTTGGGCCCAGACTTAAGTCTCGCTGAGTGGGGAAGCTGTGCCCCAGGCTCGCTGCAGAGGCTCTGGGTTGCCAGGGTCGGGCTGCCCACCAAGCACCCGCAGGCCTCCAGACTGGGCCGGGGGGCTGGCAGCTCCATCCCCgtggggaggcagggaagaggcTCCATCTGAAAGACCGACGGAGCAGGCGGGCAGGGTCCCGGTGGTCATGGCCTAGGGCAGCCTGGAGTCTCCAGAAGCTCCTGCATGACAGGCAGGGCCAGGAGCCCGGGATGGGCCTGTGCccttggggaggagaggaaaaaagtggAGCTTGCCCACCCGGGGAGGGCCTGTCCCAGCTCTGCTTCCCCGGAAACAGGCTGCAGGAGCGTGGGCCCTGGAGGCCCCCCTGTAAGGAGCTGAGGACAGCAGGTGGGCAGAGAACAAGGAGGGCCTGCAGTGAAGGTGCAGCAGCCGAGGCTCGGCAGGTCACACGGGGTGGGGCTCGGCGGGGGTGGTCTTGGGGGAAAAGCAGAAACGAAAAGTCTCCCCGGACCCCTACCCAGCTCGAACCTTCTGCAGCTTCGGTGccaccccctccctgggccccctTTGCAGGTTTGCAGAGGTTGAGGCAGAGACCCGCATCCGTGCTCCCACACTCTCTGGGTGTCTCACTCGACAGTGTCATGTCCATCGCGTCCAGATACAGAAGTGCATTCAGCCTTTCCAGTTACACGTGTCGAACCTCAGGGCACTGCCTGCGTGCCGAGGCCCCTGGGCGTGGGGCGGTGTCCCCCATCCCCCGACAGTTCAGGAGAGGTGGGCGCCGGGACAGAACCTGCAGGACCCCCAAGCAAGTGCAGAGAGCCCACCAGGCCTTGGTGTCCTGGCCTGGGAAGCAGGGTCTGTTGACCACACAGCTGCGACCACATCTGGTAAGTGGGAAAGCTCTCAGGGACGTTCGGATGGCAGCAGGGAAACTGGAGCCGAGGAAGCAGAGACAGCCCGGCTGCAGTAACTTCTTGCTCAATCAATAGCTATTTCCCTGCtccaaattactttcttttccccCTGAAACCATCAGAGGCAGCTACTGCCAATCAGCTATGACACGTTAAAGAAATGCTATTGGAATTTCCAGGCCTGAGAGCGTTCTCCTGACCCAGTGTTAGCTCAGCCATCCCTGGCAATGCCACGGAGAGGACAAGACGTAAAAAGAGCTAATGGACCGGGCTGAGCAGCTCGGCTCCGGCCACGGGGCAGCCAGGACCTGCGCGAGGCCCAGGGTCCCCAGAGCGGCCTGCTGGGGCCTCCACGCGACGGCGGAGTGGGCGCCAgactgtccctccctccctgggcccgactttttttgtttgtttgttttgtttttgttttcgttttttgttttgttttgctaattGCTTTAGAACCACAACAAACCGGTACAGAGAATGCCCTGTacaaaacaacacaataaagaTGGAGATGCTCCCTTAGGCGAGACTGAAGGTCTCAGTCTCTGGTATTTGGATTTGAGGCTGCAGTCCTTGTTCTCGGATGGATCACTGGGTGTGTGGCACCATCCACGCTTTTAACCAGATTTGAACAGGAGAATGGCCACTTGGCTCAGGTGGAAGCAGATGAAGTGTTTggtttcatgtgtcacaaaactACCAAAGTTCCTCCCCACGATGCAGTGCCCGGTAGGGCTGTACTTCTTGTCAGACTCCTTGATATGGGCAGCAACGGCCTTCTCTGTAGTATATTTCTCTAGTTCCTGAGTAGCACACTCCACCGAGTCCCGTTGCATCTCCTGTGACACATTGGCATTTTTCATCACGGCCTTTCGGTCACACGTGGTTGGCCGACTGCAACggtctcctgggggaggggctggtgagGCTCAGACCCGTCGACGGGAGCGGTCCCTACGGAAGCCGCGGCGCGTCTACGGAGCCCCACGCCAGCCGCCGCCGCCTAGTCATGGGCCCGACTGTTAACTGCCCCGACGGCATGCCAGGCCGAGCATGGGGTACGAGCCCACAGAAATGACAGAGACGAGTGTCCTGCCCTCTGGAAGCAGGCAGGATGGGAGGCCACGCAGAAGCAACTCTTGGAGGGGCTGAAATAACCAAGCTGGGGCCGTGTGCTCACAGCAAGAGGGAGTTCATCTCCCCAGCAGGGCCCCGGGGACCCTAAGCCCCCCGGCATGGATAAGAGAGCCTCCGGCAGGCTTTTCCTGCGATGGGGACGCGTCTCACCTGTTCCCAAATGTAGCGGATTGAATGGGGGTTCTCAAAAGGTATGTCCATGTCCTtacccccagaacctgtgaatgtgaccttgtttggggaaaaaaggtctttgcagatgtaattaagttaacgATCTTGAGATGAGAAGATCATCCTAGATTAACCGGGTAGGTCTTAAATCCGATGGCAAGTGACCTTataagagagacagaggagaagccacatgAAATTGGAAGAGAGACTGGAGGGGTGCGACCACAAGCCAGGGACACCTGGGCCACCacgagctggaagaggcaggaaggaccctcccccaaagcctctggagggagcgcagccctgccgacaccttgattttggatttctgtcCTCCCGAACTGGGAGACGATAAACTCCTGTTGCTTTCAGCCCCCCAGTTTTGGGCAGCCCCAGGACACTCACAGACCAAGCACGGAAAACATTGAGCTCAGCAGCAAAGCGTGTGGTTCAGGTGGGAGTCCTGGCTACTAgctgtgtccttgggcaggttacttaacctctctgagcctcagtctctatATCTTAAAATGGGAATAGCACTAGAACCTTCCAGAAGGTTGGGAGTGATTACATGAAATGACGTCTGGCACGTGAAGAGCCGTGTGAAGGGGTCACCATCCCTAGGCCCCCTCCCTGAGGTCCCATCCTTGCCCTATCGTGTCACCTCTACCTAACTTCACCAAGGCCCCCAGGGACTCATATAGGTGAGTCTGGGGGATCTTAGGAGCAAGCATGCTTCCTACCCTACCCATATCAGAAGGAGATGAGAGCCCCTCCTGTTCCTCAGCCTCACATCTCCAAGTCATCCTTCACAGTGCCCGTAGCAAAAATGGCAGTGATGATAATAGTTGCAGTAGTAGAAAAACACTTAGACATTCTTCTGAGAACATCATGCTTCACAAAGGAACCAGCACCTCATAATAGACATATAAGGTCAGCACTAGAGTTATTCTCCgttgacaggtgaggaaactgaagcacagagaagcttgtaacttgctcaaagtcccAGGAGCCGGGACACCCACCAGGCCATCTGAGCCTTTATCCTGTTGAAACTTGCCGAAGTGAATATTACAGCTGTATTTATATGATGGCCCAAGAGACGCCTCTCACCCACTAGATTCTAAGCAGGGCCCGGTCTGGTTGTGCTGGCTGCCCTGTCTCTTGGCACAAAATAACTGCTTGACTAGTGCTTGAGGAACGGAcaagtagatggatggatgatggctggatggacagatggagggatattagatggacggatggatggacgaataggtggatggacggatgggtgggtggatgatggatggacggatggatgggtgggtggatgacggatggatggatggaggccTCCCAGCAGAGGTGCTGGCTTCTGAGGGCACACTAACACCAGAGGAGCGGGGAGAGTCAAGTGTGGAGTTTGAAACCCTGGTGTTAGTCCAGCCCTGCCCATCCTGTCGGATTGCATTGCTGGGGCCCTACATCATCTCCTGTGGTCCCTCTGGGCTCCGAGATCAGACCTGTGAATCAGAGCTGTGAGTCCTGGATTACTTCCTCATACACGCCAGCACTTACAGAGCAGTTTCTAAAGCATGTTTATGTGTGCTCTCTCACGTACACCCCCAAGATCAGATTCTGGCACGTGTCCTATTAGGGGCCATCAGCACGGCCCTCAGAGGAGGGTGCTTCTTTGCCCAAGGTCTCAAAGCCAGCAAATGGTGGGGCGTGGGAATTAAACAGGACTCTCCACTCCCAAGGACAGGGCCCTTCCACCGACGGGGCCGTGCATCAGGAGAGGAACACGGGCTCAGGGCCCACACGAACGTGGACTCGACTCTGGTGCTCAAGAGCCGCGAGCTGGGTGACCTCGGGCACCAGCAACAACGCCAGC
This Physeter macrocephalus isolate SW-GA chromosome 13, ASM283717v5, whole genome shotgun sequence DNA region includes the following protein-coding sequences:
- the LOC102990294 gene encoding dynein light chain 1, cytoplasmic-like, whose amino-acid sequence is MAKAAAKPAVGDFPVKTSCSLGLLSQEGDRCSRPTTCDRKAVMKNANVSQEMQRDSVECATQELEKYTTEKAVAAHIKESDKKYSPTGHCIVGRNFGSFVTHETKHFICFHLSQVAILLFKSG